Proteins from a genomic interval of Pseudodesulfovibrio nedwellii:
- a CDS encoding linear amide C-N hydrolase, with the protein MSHSRFNVTLLLLIALLLACPHGAQACTGMRVIAQDGSVAFARSLEFGFPSKSDIMVVPRGMQWTASAPDGKDGLQWTNTYAFVGPNAFGLNRPLEGMNEKSLYVAGFWMTTGETNFPKVNPADYPKAISQLDMCAWVLSNFATVAEVKKGLSKQKLTGVTLEAMHTTPLAHWYVMDKTGKAIVIESIDGKIQFSDNPVGVVTNAPYFGWHLDNLRNYINLRPANVEQFKLGEYTVRPLGEGTGLLGLPGDMTPPSRFVRAAFFANIAIQPTDADSAVTLGMNLIANFSIPRGITSSVDSEGKRGYDYTQWTTVYDLSRKALYYRTYINQDYKVIHFDKLPLNGKKQHTIPLWGVKPTYEDVSQKTQ; encoded by the coding sequence ATGTCTCATTCGCGCTTTAACGTCACCCTACTTTTGCTCATCGCCTTGCTGCTCGCATGTCCACACGGGGCGCAGGCCTGCACCGGAATGCGCGTCATTGCCCAGGACGGTTCCGTTGCCTTTGCCCGTTCACTCGAATTCGGTTTTCCTTCAAAGTCCGACATCATGGTTGTCCCACGCGGCATGCAATGGACCGCCTCCGCGCCTGACGGCAAAGACGGATTGCAATGGACCAACACATACGCCTTCGTCGGCCCCAATGCCTTTGGATTGAATCGCCCCCTTGAGGGCATGAACGAAAAAAGTCTCTATGTAGCCGGGTTCTGGATGACAACCGGAGAAACCAATTTCCCCAAAGTCAACCCAGCGGATTACCCCAAAGCGATCTCTCAATTAGACATGTGCGCCTGGGTTCTCAGCAATTTCGCGACCGTTGCAGAAGTAAAAAAAGGTCTTTCCAAACAAAAACTGACCGGAGTGACCCTCGAAGCCATGCACACAACACCCCTTGCCCATTGGTATGTGATGGACAAGACCGGCAAGGCAATCGTCATCGAATCCATAGACGGAAAAATCCAATTCTCAGACAACCCTGTTGGTGTCGTCACTAATGCCCCGTACTTCGGATGGCATCTCGACAATTTACGCAATTACATCAATTTACGCCCCGCAAATGTTGAACAATTCAAACTCGGCGAGTATACGGTACGTCCTCTGGGCGAAGGAACCGGCCTTCTTGGGTTGCCGGGAGACATGACTCCTCCCTCACGCTTTGTCAGAGCCGCTTTTTTTGCAAACATCGCCATCCAGCCTACCGACGCAGACAGCGCCGTCACCTTGGGTATGAACCTGATCGCCAACTTTTCTATCCCCAGAGGGATCACGTCATCCGTTGATTCAGAGGGAAAACGCGGCTACGACTATACACAGTGGACGACCGTTTATGATTTAAGCAGAAAGGCCTTGTACTACCGAACTTACATCAACCAAGACTATAAGGTCATACACTTCGACAAACTCCCGCTGAATGGGAAAAAACAACACACCATTCCCCTATGGGGCGTCAAACCTACCTACGAAGACGTCAGCCAAAAGACGCAATAA
- the rsgA gene encoding ribosome small subunit-dependent GTPase A, with protein sequence MTNHIELQSKKFFDPTRLGELGWNTYFDLQLADIDVANSHIARIISIQRGQFLVTDGHNEQLCSAAGRLLHTKDRDYPITGDWVLIEGTIITGVIPRKNILSRGEAGSRSNRTRTAKREQPIAANLDTVFIVCGLDRDFNIRRLERYLTLVHNYGLPPVVVLTKADLHENPESFQQDVESIAFGVSVVLTSMEDGRGKAELESYLEYGQTVAMIGSSGAGKSTLANMLHGSDIQATGAVSDSVGKGRHTTTVREIIRMPQGGLLMDNPGIREIAFHEEGSGIENTFADIEELATMCRFANCSHQQEPDCAVLHAVKTSKLPHERLASFRKMQSEMDYLSTRRTKSADRVEKERWRGVSQRIKNMKKGKN encoded by the coding sequence ATGACAAATCATATCGAATTACAATCAAAAAAATTCTTTGACCCAACACGACTCGGCGAATTGGGATGGAATACATACTTTGACCTCCAATTGGCGGACATAGATGTGGCAAACAGCCACATTGCCCGTATCATAAGCATACAGCGCGGCCAATTTCTGGTGACAGACGGACACAACGAACAATTGTGTTCTGCAGCAGGCAGACTTCTGCATACAAAAGACCGGGATTACCCCATCACAGGAGACTGGGTGTTAATTGAGGGCACCATAATTACGGGCGTCATTCCCCGCAAAAACATCCTTTCCCGAGGAGAAGCCGGTTCACGCAGCAATCGAACAAGGACCGCAAAACGCGAACAACCGATTGCCGCGAATCTTGATACCGTATTCATTGTTTGCGGGCTGGACCGTGATTTCAATATCAGACGACTGGAACGTTATCTGACGCTGGTCCACAATTATGGCCTTCCTCCGGTCGTGGTGCTCACCAAGGCAGACCTCCATGAAAACCCGGAGTCATTCCAACAGGACGTTGAAAGCATTGCTTTCGGCGTATCCGTCGTGTTGACCTCCATGGAAGATGGAAGAGGCAAAGCCGAACTGGAAAGCTACCTTGAATACGGACAAACCGTAGCCATGATTGGTTCGTCAGGTGCAGGAAAGTCCACCCTGGCAAACATGCTGCACGGCAGCGACATTCAGGCCACCGGAGCGGTCAGTGACAGCGTCGGCAAAGGACGCCATACCACGACAGTGCGAGAAATCATCCGCATGCCGCAAGGCGGATTGCTCATGGACAACCCCGGCATCCGCGAAATTGCATTCCATGAAGAAGGCAGTGGCATTGAAAACACTTTCGCCGACATAGAGGAATTGGCTACAATGTGCCGCTTTGCCAACTGCTCGCACCAACAAGAACCGGATTGTGCAGTCCTGCATGCCGTAAAAACCAGCAAGCTCCCGCACGAACGACTGGCAAGTTTTCGCAAGATGCAAAGTGAAATGGACTATCTTTCGACACGCCGCACCAAAAGCGCAGATCGTGTCGAAAAAGAACGCTGGCGAGGAGTCTCCCAACGTATTAAAAACATGAAAAAAGGCAAAAATTAA
- a CDS encoding response regulator, with protein MTLRRNGTHLASVRFILLIAVVLLAFFGCTPQEQAPRAFGGAIDFSSWDFDSDGPVRLFGEWGFQWRGQDEGFLSTQANGFEGSDRFHVPGLWEGQTAQGRVLSPKGNGIYRLRFNMPSNYPEQMAILVTGGMSVCEAWINGIKRASSGTLGKSFGSENPMRHYVIAECPTSGRLMEIELRVSNYHNAQGGLNSDIFLGTSQQILDFYTLPRLLGACMASAVFCLSLLYIALFCMRQSGKEYFYFGLFCLFWCVAILFSPSSGFLATILIPSLSWEWYINCSVLPYGVTVPLMLMFYHRLFPKKYGWLMERVYWGIGLLYVAYILITPPNAYDVVLFLYFWVSSLVLVYMFCCFAVDLFRRERGVGILVVGYLALVFTELVDLFFDLHIINSASLRPLGVFVFIFSYAFYLAFRFSNAFAQTEALSEELEMTNVRLVQLDRLKDEFLANTTHELKTPLAGMVGIADSLLARGGADLSSTTARQLKVVVHSGKRLSKLINDVLDLSRLKHRDVVLRVESVQPYAAVRRVLALGEALKRDGNTLLINAIPMDFPAVKADPDRLEQILFNLVGNSLKFTEAGQIIVSAESHEGIAKIIVTDTGMGISAEDQERIFDAYAQGSTSRSGGAGLGLSITRHLVELHGGILAVISEEGVGSSFSFSLPLADAFSSGDSTVSLSTTPEVFPLVDSPMEGMNSSALVTVESLQSHALSSDGKYKVLVVDDEPVNLQVVASILNLAGISFRTAESGSMALQMIKNGKEPDMVLLDVMMPAMDGYAVCRELRKEYPASVLPIVLLTVKNRIEDVIKGFAAGANDYLTKPFSREELGARVATQLKLKEAYAALEENVALKREVELRRKTESGLRFMQAKLAKILDSLDDAIVGVNLSNEIAFCNHPFEVLTGNVADTMLGRPLASLLVNVEAQQCAALLDSVHLQSAAFDLPS; from the coding sequence ATGACGCTGCGTAGAAATGGAACACATTTGGCTTCGGTTCGTTTTATCCTTTTGATCGCAGTTGTGTTGTTGGCTTTTTTCGGATGCACTCCGCAAGAGCAGGCCCCGCGGGCTTTCGGTGGCGCCATCGATTTTTCGTCATGGGATTTTGACAGCGACGGGCCTGTGCGTCTTTTCGGAGAGTGGGGATTTCAGTGGAGGGGGCAGGACGAGGGTTTTCTTTCGACACAAGCGAATGGCTTCGAAGGAAGTGATCGTTTTCATGTGCCTGGACTGTGGGAGGGGCAGACTGCCCAGGGGCGTGTGTTGAGCCCGAAGGGCAACGGGATTTATCGTCTTCGTTTCAATATGCCCTCAAATTATCCAGAGCAGATGGCCATTCTTGTCACGGGTGGCATGTCGGTCTGTGAGGCTTGGATTAACGGGATAAAGAGAGCGTCGAGCGGAACTCTCGGTAAGAGTTTTGGATCCGAAAATCCCATGCGGCATTACGTGATAGCTGAGTGCCCGACATCAGGGCGGCTTATGGAAATCGAGCTTCGCGTTTCCAATTATCACAACGCGCAAGGCGGTTTGAATAGCGATATATTTCTCGGTACTTCTCAGCAAATTCTTGATTTTTACACTCTACCTCGGCTTCTCGGTGCGTGTATGGCAAGCGCCGTTTTTTGCCTGAGTTTATTGTATATTGCTCTTTTTTGTATGCGTCAGTCCGGGAAAGAATATTTTTATTTCGGACTGTTTTGTTTGTTTTGGTGTGTTGCCATTCTTTTTAGTCCTTCATCCGGCTTTTTGGCGACCATATTGATCCCGTCCCTTTCGTGGGAATGGTATATCAATTGTTCCGTGTTGCCGTATGGGGTGACCGTTCCATTGATGTTGATGTTTTATCATCGGTTGTTTCCCAAAAAATATGGTTGGCTCATGGAGCGTGTGTATTGGGGCATCGGTCTGCTCTATGTCGCATATATTCTCATAACGCCTCCCAATGCGTATGATGTCGTGTTGTTTTTATACTTTTGGGTTAGTAGTCTCGTGTTGGTTTATATGTTTTGCTGTTTTGCCGTTGACTTGTTTCGCAGAGAAAGAGGGGTCGGAATACTTGTTGTCGGCTACCTCGCCCTGGTGTTCACGGAATTGGTTGACCTGTTTTTTGACTTGCACATCATTAATTCAGCCTCACTTCGTCCTCTTGGGGTTTTTGTTTTCATTTTTTCTTACGCCTTTTATCTCGCATTCCGTTTTTCCAATGCATTTGCCCAGACGGAGGCTCTTTCTGAAGAATTGGAAATGACCAACGTTCGCCTGGTGCAGTTGGACCGATTGAAGGATGAGTTCCTCGCCAACACAACGCATGAATTGAAAACGCCACTGGCCGGGATGGTCGGTATCGCTGACTCTCTGCTTGCCAGGGGGGGGGCGGATTTATCCAGTACGACAGCCAGACAGTTGAAGGTTGTCGTGCATAGCGGTAAACGGCTTTCAAAGCTTATTAATGATGTGCTCGATCTTTCTCGATTGAAGCATCGTGATGTTGTGTTACGGGTCGAGTCTGTTCAGCCATATGCCGCTGTGCGACGAGTTCTCGCGTTGGGCGAAGCATTGAAACGTGATGGCAATACTTTGTTGATTAATGCCATTCCAATGGATTTTCCCGCAGTGAAAGCTGATCCTGATCGTCTTGAACAAATATTGTTTAATCTGGTTGGAAACAGTCTCAAGTTTACTGAGGCCGGCCAGATCATTGTTTCAGCTGAATCTCATGAAGGCATCGCAAAAATCATTGTTACAGACACTGGAATGGGCATTTCAGCCGAGGATCAGGAGCGGATCTTCGATGCATATGCTCAGGGGAGTACTTCCCGTTCGGGTGGGGCAGGACTTGGGCTTTCCATTACCCGTCATCTTGTGGAACTGCATGGCGGAATACTTGCGGTTATTTCTGAAGAGGGTGTCGGGAGTTCCTTTTCTTTTTCCCTGCCTTTGGCAGACGCCTTTTCTTCCGGCGATTCAACAGTTTCGCTGTCCACCACGCCAGAGGTCTTTCCTCTTGTTGATTCTCCCATGGAAGGGATGAATTCGTCAGCTCTCGTGACGGTTGAATCCTTACAGAGTCACGCTTTGTCTTCAGACGGGAAATATAAGGTTCTGGTGGTGGATGATGAGCCTGTTAATCTGCAGGTGGTTGCATCCATTCTGAATCTTGCCGGAATCTCTTTTCGAACGGCTGAGAGTGGATCTATGGCATTGCAGATGATTAAAAACGGCAAAGAGCCGGATATGGTACTGTTGGATGTCATGATGCCGGCTATGGACGGGTATGCGGTGTGTCGTGAATTGCGAAAGGAATATCCGGCCTCGGTTTTACCTATAGTTTTGTTGACCGTAAAGAATCGTATTGAAGATGTTATCAAAGGCTTTGCCGCTGGTGCGAATGACTATCTTACAAAACCGTTTTCACGAGAGGAGTTGGGAGCGCGCGTTGCGACACAACTTAAGTTAAAAGAGGCCTATGCTGCGTTGGAAGAGAATGTGGCATTGAAGCGGGAAGTTGAACTTCGACGGAAAACGGAAAGCGGACTTCGGTTCATGCAGGCGAAGTTGGCAAAGATTTTGGATTCTTTGGATGATGCCATTGTCGGCGTGAATTTGAGTAACGAGATTGCCTTTTGCAACCATCCTTTTGAAGTGCTCACCGGAAATGTTGCCGATACCATGCTTGGCCGCCCTCTTGCGTCATTGCTGGTTAATGTCGAGGCGCAGCAGTGTGCGGCTTTGCTTGATTCCGTCCATCTTCAATCAGCGGCGTTCGATTTGCCGAGTTAG
- a CDS encoding aconitase X swivel domain-containing protein, translating to MALTTIECKGVVKGKVAGKVLFSRKPLSFIGGVDPETGIIQDPLSDQYGQSMADKILVFPFGKGSSGAGLVLLELARVGKAPKALVNLRTNTVLLTGPLVMREFYKKEMPVVCVNEAGMEILSQAGEATVDSTAGEITLTA from the coding sequence ATGGCATTAACCACAATTGAGTGCAAAGGTGTTGTCAAAGGGAAAGTGGCCGGTAAAGTTTTGTTTTCTCGCAAGCCATTGAGTTTTATTGGTGGTGTTGATCCTGAAACGGGCATTATCCAAGATCCGTTGAGCGACCAATACGGGCAGTCAATGGCCGATAAAATCCTTGTCTTCCCTTTTGGCAAGGGGTCCAGCGGGGCTGGATTGGTCTTGCTCGAACTGGCACGGGTTGGCAAAGCGCCAAAGGCTTTGGTGAATCTTCGCACCAACACGGTCCTTTTGACTGGTCCGTTGGTTATGCGTGAGTTTTACAAAAAGGAAATGCCCGTTGTCTGTGTTAATGAAGCAGGCATGGAAATCCTCAGTCAGGCGGGTGAGGCGACAGTCGACAGCACCGCTGGCGAGATTACCCTCACAGCATAA
- a CDS encoding aconitase X catalytic domain-containing protein yields the protein MYLTDYDKSLLNGDFGEAARIGMSILTDLGETMGAEKMISISMVHDDSAWYSGLAALEFAEHLVDLGGKFCVPTSLNSCLMDLEKWQEQRFDPELYIIHKRIEKAHTSLGASASWTCAPYFAGFVPRFGEQVAWAESNATNYVNSIIGARTERYAGLLDLCAGLTGRVPYQGLHCPENRRAEVLIKLEGFKEDDFLDDAIYDMLGYVHGEIVGDRIGAMEGLPLHSKIDGLKRFSATSASSGGVGLFHLIGLTPEAQTLEMAFHGKKPKDVVIVTPERLRESEERMSNSSPKEINMVTVGCPHLSHAECESLLTAFAGRTVHSSMEFWAFTNRCNKQHMEKNGMYEALRRCGVKIYTDGCPMSSPFDRWNFTGIMSNSGKFSTYCFSYSGIKPVYGSLEDCVETAVAGTMQRSAKSWH from the coding sequence ATGTATTTAACCGATTATGACAAGTCTTTGTTGAATGGAGACTTCGGTGAGGCCGCACGGATCGGGATGAGTATTCTCACCGACCTTGGTGAAACCATGGGGGCGGAAAAGATGATTTCCATTTCCATGGTCCATGATGACAGCGCTTGGTATAGCGGACTTGCCGCTTTGGAGTTCGCGGAACATCTCGTCGACCTGGGAGGAAAATTTTGTGTACCGACCTCGTTGAATTCGTGTTTGATGGATTTGGAAAAGTGGCAAGAGCAACGATTTGATCCTGAATTATACATAATCCATAAACGTATCGAAAAAGCGCACACTTCCCTTGGCGCTTCTGCTTCATGGACTTGCGCTCCCTATTTTGCGGGGTTTGTGCCTCGTTTTGGTGAACAAGTTGCCTGGGCAGAATCAAACGCGACGAACTATGTGAATTCTATCATCGGTGCCCGTACTGAGCGGTATGCCGGCTTACTTGATCTTTGTGCTGGTTTGACAGGGCGAGTTCCTTATCAAGGTTTGCATTGTCCTGAAAATCGTAGAGCGGAAGTCCTTATTAAACTTGAAGGATTTAAAGAGGATGATTTTTTAGATGACGCCATTTATGACATGCTTGGGTATGTACATGGTGAAATCGTCGGCGACCGGATTGGCGCAATGGAAGGGCTGCCTCTTCATAGTAAAATTGATGGCTTGAAGCGATTCTCGGCGACTTCCGCCTCTTCCGGCGGTGTGGGGTTGTTCCATCTTATCGGACTGACTCCAGAAGCGCAGACTCTTGAAATGGCTTTTCACGGTAAAAAGCCCAAGGATGTGGTGATCGTCACTCCTGAACGTCTTCGTGAATCAGAAGAACGCATGAGCAACTCCTCTCCCAAGGAAATCAATATGGTTACTGTTGGCTGCCCTCATCTTTCTCATGCCGAGTGTGAGAGCTTGTTGACAGCGTTTGCAGGGCGAACGGTTCACTCATCGATGGAGTTTTGGGCTTTTACCAACCGTTGTAATAAACAGCACATGGAAAAAAATGGGATGTACGAGGCTTTGCGGCGTTGCGGTGTGAAAATTTACACCGATGGCTGCCCCATGTCTTCGCCGTTTGACCGATGGAATTTTACTGGGATTATGAGTAACTCCGGCAAATTTAGCACATATTGTTTTTCGTATAGCGGAATTAAACCGGTGTATGGAAGTCTTGAAGATTGTGTTGAAACTGCTGTTGCCGGCACAATGCAAAGGAGCGCGAAATCATGGCATTAA
- a CDS encoding PAS and helix-turn-helix domain-containing protein, with translation MDDSKTQTITLTEPSDVVAVLNDIFLYTDNHGLVVKSNGANFTYLPNTEKCGLFFWEALPLNTDSLESTLNKYPPLEVREIFCDNHNSFLLRILPLPSIDSSQNGFVIAATDNRPVEALCENYEERLEKKTIAWSDSITLFNAFFDTALDATFLLDENGEIVAANKAAQKQHVKSEQALTGENFKRLVGRRFYATLRNSMHTLDAQATWTGNIVAIDGDGEGFPVAATLRKIVFSNYSLFQLILHDLTAHVELKEHLQEKQAEVKEKDIALKQVINSVEKDRQEMREQLTSQVKKQMLPALERLTSSDTPEVREGYKAVIEDQLVDIANDSSGEFDSELLRLSPREMEICQLVQLGRSGKDIAQLLTMSFETVQTHRKNIRKKLGLRGSKVPLFTYLRQKPSLS, from the coding sequence ATGGATGACTCGAAAACACAGACCATAACACTGACCGAGCCTAGCGATGTTGTCGCAGTCTTGAATGACATCTTTCTCTATACGGACAATCATGGATTAGTGGTTAAGTCTAATGGTGCCAATTTTACATACCTTCCCAACACAGAAAAATGTGGACTTTTTTTCTGGGAAGCATTGCCTTTGAACACAGATTCTCTGGAAAGCACGTTAAATAAATACCCCCCTCTCGAAGTTCGGGAAATTTTTTGTGACAACCACAATAGCTTTCTGCTTAGGATCCTCCCATTACCTTCAATAGACTCCTCGCAAAACGGTTTTGTCATCGCGGCCACAGACAATCGCCCAGTTGAAGCTCTCTGTGAAAACTATGAAGAACGGCTTGAAAAAAAGACAATAGCGTGGTCGGATTCAATTACATTGTTCAACGCTTTCTTTGACACAGCGCTGGATGCAACGTTTCTTCTTGATGAAAATGGAGAAATCGTTGCAGCAAACAAGGCAGCACAAAAACAACACGTTAAGTCAGAGCAAGCTTTAACCGGTGAAAATTTCAAACGATTGGTGGGCAGACGTTTTTACGCAACCCTTCGCAACTCCATGCACACGCTTGATGCACAAGCAACGTGGACGGGAAATATTGTTGCCATTGATGGAGATGGGGAAGGATTTCCCGTAGCGGCCACTCTGCGCAAAATTGTTTTTTCCAACTATTCTCTCTTTCAACTTATTCTTCATGATCTGACTGCCCATGTGGAACTCAAAGAACATCTGCAAGAAAAACAGGCCGAAGTGAAAGAAAAGGATATCGCACTTAAACAAGTTATTAACTCGGTGGAAAAAGACCGCCAGGAAATGCGCGAACAATTAACCAGCCAAGTCAAGAAACAGATGCTTCCAGCCCTGGAACGTCTCACCTCTTCAGACACCCCGGAAGTGCGAGAAGGATACAAGGCTGTGATTGAGGACCAATTGGTAGATATTGCAAATGACTCATCCGGTGAATTTGATTCAGAGTTATTACGTCTATCACCTCGTGAAATGGAAATTTGCCAACTTGTTCAGCTTGGTAGAAGTGGAAAAGATATAGCACAGCTTCTCACGATGTCGTTTGAAACAGTTCAAACTCATCGAAAGAACATACGAAAAAAGCTTGGGTTACGAGGATCAAAAGTACCATTATTTACCTATCTTCGCCAAAAGCCCTCACTCTCATAA
- the proV gene encoding glycine betaine/L-proline ABC transporter ATP-binding protein ProV encodes MEKIRVENLYKIFGNKPQKALDMLNDNHDKQSVFDETGMTVGVNNASFAIEAGEIFVIMGLSGSGKSTIVRMLNRLIEPTAGRVIVDGQDVTAMNNEELVKFRLHNMSMVFQSFALMPHQTVLDNAAFGLELAGVEKEKRYQRAREALAQVGLTGWEDQYPDQLSGGMQQRVGLARGLAVDPDILLMDEAFSALDPLIRTEMQDELLKLQEEQERTIVFISHDLDEALRIGDRIAIMEGGNVVQVGTPDEILQNPANDYVRAFFRGVDPTNVISAGDIVSDTHPTIVITKEGSLRTAHEILSRSEREHGYVLDTKHRLLGVISSEEIRETLEKGMPDQPISQAYIDDAEPVNFDESMQDILPMIASSPWPVPVIDADGVFKGVVSKNRFLRTLHYAEETIHKSGA; translated from the coding sequence ATGGAAAAAATTCGCGTTGAAAATCTTTATAAGATATTTGGCAATAAGCCTCAAAAAGCTCTAGACATGCTTAATGATAATCATGACAAACAGTCTGTCTTTGATGAAACCGGCATGACTGTAGGTGTGAACAATGCCTCATTTGCTATAGAAGCAGGAGAGATATTCGTCATCATGGGACTATCCGGTTCGGGCAAATCCACCATTGTCCGCATGCTCAACAGACTCATCGAACCGACCGCAGGCCGTGTTATTGTTGACGGACAAGATGTAACAGCCATGAACAATGAGGAATTGGTCAAATTTCGACTCCACAACATGAGCATGGTTTTCCAGTCGTTTGCACTTATGCCCCACCAAACGGTTCTTGATAACGCCGCATTCGGGTTAGAATTGGCCGGAGTAGAAAAAGAAAAACGTTACCAACGGGCTCGTGAAGCTCTGGCGCAAGTCGGACTCACAGGTTGGGAAGACCAATACCCAGATCAACTCAGTGGTGGTATGCAGCAGCGCGTTGGACTGGCTCGCGGTTTGGCTGTTGACCCGGACATACTGCTGATGGATGAAGCTTTTTCCGCTTTAGATCCACTCATTCGAACCGAAATGCAAGACGAATTGCTCAAGCTGCAGGAAGAACAGGAGCGCACTATTGTTTTTATCTCTCACGATCTCGACGAAGCCCTTCGTATTGGCGACCGAATAGCCATCATGGAAGGTGGCAATGTCGTGCAGGTGGGCACTCCTGATGAAATTTTACAAAACCCGGCAAATGATTACGTTCGGGCATTTTTCCGAGGCGTGGACCCTACCAATGTGATCAGTGCCGGGGATATCGTAAGCGATACGCACCCAACCATTGTCATTACCAAAGAAGGCAGCCTCCGCACGGCCCATGAGATCCTCAGCAGAAGTGAACGTGAGCATGGCTATGTTCTCGACACAAAGCATCGTTTACTTGGCGTCATCTCATCAGAAGAGATTAGGGAAACTTTGGAAAAAGGGATGCCGGACCAACCAATCAGCCAAGCGTATATCGATGATGCTGAACCGGTAAATTTTGATGAATCAATGCAGGATATCCTTCCGATGATCGCATCCAGCCCTTGGCCTGTCCCAGTAATAGATGCCGACGGCGTCTTTAAAGGAGTGGTTTCCAAAAACCGATTTCTGCGAACGCTGCACTATGCGGAAGAAACTATCCATAAGTCGGGAGCATAA
- a CDS encoding ABC transporter permease, translated as MFEEAIIPLDQWVTTLVDWLVDDYREVFQLLKWPIEQMLNGFEHGLTSLHPLIVILIIALVALKFSGKRLAVFSYLAMLIIGFLGLWEDAMVTLAMVLSSVIVCTVLGVPLGIMAGRSDHFEAALRPVLDAMQTTPAFVYLVPIVMLFSVGNVAGVLATIIFALPPIIRLTGLGIRQVHPELVEAAQAFGASRWQVLIKVQIPLALPTILAGLNQTIMMALSMVVIAALIGAGGLGSPVILGLNTLDIGRAVVGGVGIVLMAIVLDRITQSIAQKK; from the coding sequence ATGTTTGAAGAAGCGATAATTCCTCTTGATCAATGGGTTACCACCCTTGTCGACTGGCTTGTGGACGACTATAGGGAGGTTTTCCAGCTCCTTAAATGGCCTATTGAGCAAATGCTCAACGGATTTGAACACGGACTTACAAGTCTGCATCCGCTCATTGTTATTCTTATTATTGCGCTTGTGGCATTAAAATTCTCCGGGAAACGGCTAGCGGTTTTTAGCTACTTGGCAATGCTCATAATAGGATTTCTGGGACTTTGGGAAGACGCCATGGTGACTTTGGCCATGGTCTTGTCATCAGTAATTGTCTGCACAGTATTGGGTGTCCCCCTCGGAATCATGGCTGGTCGAAGCGACCATTTTGAAGCAGCACTCAGACCAGTATTGGATGCCATGCAAACCACGCCAGCGTTTGTTTATCTAGTTCCCATTGTCATGCTCTTTTCCGTGGGTAACGTGGCTGGTGTTCTTGCGACCATTATCTTTGCATTGCCCCCTATAATAAGACTGACTGGATTGGGAATACGACAAGTTCACCCGGAATTGGTCGAAGCTGCTCAAGCCTTTGGAGCCAGCCGTTGGCAAGTCCTGATTAAAGTACAAATCCCCCTTGCTTTGCCGACCATTTTGGCTGGCCTGAACCAAACTATAATGATGGCGCTTTCCATGGTGGTCATTGCTGCACTCATTGGCGCTGGCGGCCTTGGCTCCCCGGTTATTCTCGGTCTGAACACCTTGGATATAGGCCGTGCTGTGGTCGGTGGCGTCGGTATTGTGCTCATGGCAATCGTGCTGGATCGCATCACCCAATCAATTGCTCAAAAAAAGTAA